A genomic segment from Amycolatopsis camponoti encodes:
- a CDS encoding sarcosine oxidase subunit gamma: protein MTVDAVEEPFRTQLTVRLREGQTLLGVDLPAPCTFTSGHGVDILWMGPDEYLVLAEPGRQAELEASLSGESAAVVDVSAQRNVVRLTGSHARDVLAHGCSIDLDPSVSPPGTCVQTLLARTGIVLMAREEGFTILVRQSFSDYFEAWLADASLEYVS, encoded by the coding sequence GTGACGGTTGACGCGGTCGAAGAACCGTTCCGCACCCAGCTCACCGTGCGCCTCCGGGAGGGGCAGACCCTGCTCGGCGTCGACCTGCCCGCGCCGTGCACGTTCACCAGCGGCCACGGCGTCGACATCCTGTGGATGGGTCCCGACGAGTACCTCGTGCTCGCCGAACCCGGCCGCCAGGCCGAGCTGGAAGCGTCGCTTTCAGGTGAAAGTGCCGCCGTCGTGGATGTGTCGGCGCAGCGCAACGTCGTGCGGCTCACGGGCTCGCACGCGCGGGACGTATTGGCGCACGGGTGCTCGATCGACCTCGACCCGTCGGTTTCGCCGCCGGGCACGTGCGTGCAGACCCTGCTGGCGCGGACCGGGATCGTGCTCATGGCCCGGGAAGAGGGGTTCACGATCCTCGTGCGTCAGTCCTTTTCGGACTACTTCGAGGCCTGGCTGGCCGACGCGAGCCTGGAGTACGTCTCGTGA
- the purU gene encoding formyltetrahydrofolate deformylase yields the protein MTFTLTLKCPERSGIVHAVTTFLVGQGCDIVEHQQFDDDVRGSLFLRTSFTCTEETTVDDLTRAFSPVAGDFGMEFGFSDGTPPRVLVMVSKFGHCLNDLLFRWRAGGLGAEIAVVVSNHEDLRPMAEAAGVPFVHVPVTSDTKPEAEQRLLDLVGEYEADLIVLARYMQVLSNELCQKLEGRAINIHHSFLPGFKGAKPYHQAYDRGVKYVGATAHYVTPDLDEGPIIEQEVQRVDHTYSPRELVTVGRDAEALALSRAVRWHCERRVLLNGNSTVVFR from the coding sequence GTGACCTTCACCCTGACCCTCAAGTGCCCCGAACGTTCGGGCATCGTGCACGCCGTCACGACGTTCCTCGTCGGGCAGGGCTGCGACATCGTCGAGCACCAGCAGTTCGACGACGACGTCCGCGGCTCGCTGTTCCTGCGCACGTCGTTCACCTGCACCGAAGAGACCACGGTGGACGATCTCACGCGGGCGTTCTCCCCGGTGGCCGGGGACTTCGGCATGGAGTTCGGCTTCTCGGACGGGACACCGCCGCGGGTCCTGGTGATGGTGTCGAAGTTCGGGCACTGCCTCAACGATCTCCTCTTCCGCTGGCGTGCGGGCGGCCTCGGCGCCGAGATCGCGGTGGTCGTCTCCAACCACGAGGACCTCCGGCCGATGGCCGAGGCGGCCGGTGTCCCGTTCGTGCACGTCCCGGTCACGTCCGACACGAAGCCCGAGGCCGAGCAGCGGCTGCTCGACCTGGTCGGGGAGTACGAGGCCGACCTCATCGTGCTCGCGCGGTACATGCAGGTGCTGTCCAACGAGCTGTGCCAGAAGCTCGAAGGCCGCGCGATCAACATCCACCACTCGTTCCTGCCCGGGTTCAAGGGCGCCAAGCCCTACCACCAGGCCTACGACCGGGGCGTGAAGTACGTCGGCGCGACCGCGCACTACGTCACGCCCGACCTCGACGAGGGCCCGATCATCGAGCAGGAGGTCCAGCGCGTCGACCACACGTACTCGCCGCGCGAGCTCGTGACCGTCGGCCGCGACGCCGAAGCCCTCGCCCTCTCCCGCGCGGTGCGCTGGCACTGCGAACGCCGCGTCCTGCTCAACGGCAACAGCACCGTCGTCTTCCGGTAG